One genomic segment of Paraburkholderia phymatum STM815 includes these proteins:
- a CDS encoding ATP-dependent DNA helicase, producing MTYVVAVRTLCEFTARRGDLDLRFTPAPSALEGIAGHQAVAARRASGYEAEITLTGAHRGLTVRGRADGYDAALNRLEEIKTHRGDLERMPGNHRALHWAQARVYGHLLCETRGLDALTVALVYFDIGDQKETVLTEQHTAASLRAFFEDQCERFVAWAAHEEAHRNARNAALNALRFPYGEFRSGQRELSVAAFRAARDGRCLMAQAPTGIGKTLGTIFPLLKACGADHLDRVFFLTAKTPGRALALDAIESLHRSEAALPVRTLELVARDKACEHPDASCDGESCPLARGFYDRLPAARDRALQARTLDRAAVREAALAHGVCPYYLAQEMARWCDVVIGDYNYYFDSSAMLYALTQLNGWRVAVLADEAHNLPDRARRMYSATLDQAAFRGARHSAPATLKKPFDRLNREWNALNRERNVAYEVLPDVPAKLQSAVQNLIAAIGDHLAQAPQAVDESALRFYFDALHFMSLVEQFGGHSIVDVSLDSHSGLARAKPATSICVRNVIPAPFLKPRYAAARATIIFSGTLSPQHFYRDMLGLPDDTGWLDVEGPFRAEQLQVRVAHRVSTRWRDRERSLEPIVDLIAQQYAERPGNYLGFLSSFDYLQRVADSMRERHPHVPIWTQAPRMDETARDAFLARFAADGAGVGFAVLGGAFSEGIDLVGERLIGAFIATLGLPQMNEVNEQMRRTFDEQFGNGYDYAYLYPGMQKVVQAAGRVIRTEHDAGVVHLIDDRYTRADVRRLLPRWWKVARA from the coding sequence ATGACGTATGTCGTCGCGGTGCGCACGCTGTGCGAGTTCACCGCGCGGCGCGGCGATCTCGATCTGCGCTTCACGCCCGCGCCTTCGGCGCTGGAAGGCATCGCCGGGCATCAAGCCGTGGCCGCGCGGCGCGCGTCGGGCTACGAGGCGGAAATCACGTTGACGGGCGCGCATCGCGGGCTGACCGTGCGCGGCCGCGCCGACGGCTACGACGCGGCGCTCAACCGGCTCGAAGAGATCAAGACGCATCGCGGCGACCTTGAACGGATGCCCGGGAACCATCGCGCACTGCATTGGGCGCAGGCGCGCGTGTACGGTCATCTGCTGTGCGAGACGCGCGGCCTCGACGCATTGACGGTCGCGCTCGTGTACTTCGATATCGGCGACCAGAAGGAAACGGTGCTGACGGAACAGCATACGGCGGCCTCGTTGCGCGCGTTCTTCGAGGATCAATGCGAGCGCTTCGTTGCCTGGGCGGCGCACGAAGAAGCGCATCGCAACGCGCGCAATGCCGCGCTCAACGCGTTGCGCTTTCCGTACGGCGAATTTCGCAGCGGACAGCGCGAACTCTCGGTGGCCGCGTTCCGTGCCGCGCGCGACGGCCGCTGTCTGATGGCGCAGGCGCCGACGGGTATCGGCAAGACGCTCGGCACGATTTTTCCGCTGCTCAAGGCGTGCGGCGCGGATCATCTGGACCGCGTGTTCTTTCTGACGGCCAAGACGCCGGGCCGCGCGCTCGCGCTCGACGCGATCGAATCGCTGCATCGAAGCGAAGCCGCGCTGCCGGTGCGCACGCTCGAACTGGTCGCGCGCGACAAGGCCTGCGAGCATCCCGACGCATCCTGCGACGGCGAATCGTGTCCGCTCGCGCGGGGCTTCTACGACCGCTTGCCCGCCGCGCGCGACAGGGCCTTGCAGGCGCGCACGCTCGACCGGGCGGCCGTGCGCGAAGCGGCGCTCGCGCACGGCGTCTGTCCGTACTATCTCGCGCAGGAGATGGCGCGCTGGTGCGACGTCGTGATCGGCGATTACAACTACTACTTCGACAGCAGCGCGATGCTGTATGCGCTCACGCAGCTGAATGGCTGGCGCGTGGCCGTGCTCGCCGACGAAGCACACAATCTTCCCGATCGCGCGCGCCGCATGTATAGCGCGACGCTCGATCAAGCCGCGTTTCGCGGCGCGCGTCATAGCGCGCCCGCTACATTGAAGAAGCCGTTCGACCGTTTGAACCGCGAATGGAATGCATTGAACCGCGAGCGCAACGTGGCATATGAAGTGCTGCCGGATGTGCCTGCGAAGCTGCAGTCGGCGGTGCAGAATCTGATTGCAGCGATTGGCGACCACCTTGCGCAAGCGCCGCAAGCCGTAGACGAAAGCGCACTGCGTTTCTATTTCGATGCGCTGCATTTCATGTCGCTCGTCGAGCAGTTCGGCGGTCACTCGATCGTCGACGTGTCGCTCGATTCGCATTCGGGTTTGGCGCGCGCGAAGCCCGCGACATCGATCTGCGTGCGCAACGTGATACCCGCGCCGTTCCTCAAGCCGCGCTACGCGGCCGCGCGCGCGACGATTATCTTTTCGGGCACGCTCAGTCCGCAGCACTTCTATCGCGACATGCTCGGTCTGCCCGACGATACGGGCTGGCTCGACGTTGAAGGGCCGTTCAGGGCGGAGCAGCTGCAAGTGCGTGTCGCACATCGCGTGTCGACGCGCTGGCGCGACCGCGAGCGTTCGCTCGAACCGATCGTCGATCTGATCGCACAGCAATACGCCGAGCGTCCCGGCAATTATCTCGGCTTTCTGAGCAGCTTCGACTATTTGCAGCGCGTGGCCGATTCGATGCGCGAGCGGCATCCACACGTGCCCATCTGGACCCAGGCGCCGCGCATGGACGAAACGGCGCGCGACGCATTCCTTGCGCGCTTCGCAGCGGACGGTGCGGGTGTCGGCTTCGCCGTGCTGGGCGGCGCGTTTTCCGAAGGCATCGATCTCGTCGGCGAACGGCTGATCGGCGCGTTCATCGCGACACTCGGCTTGCCGCAGATGAACGAGGTCAACGAACAGATGCGCCGCACGTTCGATGAGCAGTTCGGCAACGGGTACGACTACGCGTATCTGTATCCGGGCATGCAGAAAGTCGTGCAGGCCGCGGGGCGCGTGATCCGCACCGAACACGATGCGGGCGTCGTGCATCTGATCGACGACCGCTATACGCGCGCCGATGTCAGGCGGCTGTTGCCGCGCTGGTGGAAGGTGGCTCGCGCGTGA
- a CDS encoding SRPBCC family protein: MHPSEYRFTTIWRVDAPLQAVWDAIHDPARWPQWWSCVERVIEVEPGASDGVGALHRYTWKGRLPYRVAFDMRVTRIEPLAVLEGQACGDVEGTGRWQFSTRGDVTVVRYEWRVRTKRGWMNFVAPLARPFFKWNHDYVMQRGGEALAGLLDARLLGIEHSS, encoded by the coding sequence GTGCACCCGAGCGAATACCGCTTCACGACGATCTGGCGCGTCGACGCGCCGTTGCAGGCCGTGTGGGACGCGATCCACGATCCCGCCCGCTGGCCGCAATGGTGGTCGTGCGTCGAGCGCGTGATCGAAGTGGAGCCTGGTGCGAGCGACGGCGTCGGCGCGTTGCATCGCTACACCTGGAAAGGGCGCTTGCCGTACCGCGTCGCGTTCGATATGCGCGTGACGCGCATCGAGCCGCTGGCGGTGCTGGAAGGGCAAGCGTGCGGCGATGTCGAGGGCACGGGGCGCTGGCAGTTCTCGACGCGCGGCGACGTGACGGTGGTGCGCTACGAATGGCGCGTGCGCACGAAGCGCGGCTGGATGAACTTCGTTGCGCCGCTCGCGCGCCCGTTCTTCAAATGGAACCACGATTACGTGATGCAGCGGGGCGGCGAAGCGCTCGCCGGTCTGCTCGATGCGCGGCTGCTGGGCATCGAGCACTCGTCATGA